The proteins below are encoded in one region of Cololabis saira isolate AMF1-May2022 chromosome 11, fColSai1.1, whole genome shotgun sequence:
- the rxfp3 gene encoding relaxin-3 receptor 1, with protein sequence MTLFSTFGIKGKMSGELTDPEDEGSAGIHPASLNSSCFPNITNCSHGDFHMSDFGKSDFVGDGAAVVRISISVIYSLVCALGLVGNVLVLYLMKSKQAWRKSSINLFVTSLAVTDFQFVLTLPFWAVENALDFTWPFGKAMCKIVSYVTAMNMYASVFFLTAMSMARYWSLASALQGRRRRTHCCSARFISIFIWFSAVSAALPNAVFSTTATVSGEDLCLVKFPETNGTAQFWLGLYHSQKVLLGFVAPLGIISVCYLLLLRFITSNNVNTSSAKRRAKVTRSVTIVVLSFFLCWLPNQALTAWGILIKLNVVHFSYEYYTMQVYVFPVSVCLAHSNSCLNPILYCLMRREFRKALRNLFWRLTSPNLTTLRPVTASTKPEVDEQGQMLVPSTAPAMPAVMFFPPGTVVYNDRRDVPENSTVRCDRDTFDPP encoded by the coding sequence ATGACTTTGTTTAGCACCTTTGGGATTAAAGGTAAAATGTCTGGTGAATTAACTGACCCTGAGGACGAAGGATCGGCAGGGATCCATCCTGCATCCCTCAACTCCAGCTGTTTTCCCAACATCACCAATTGCTCTCACGGTGACTTCCACATGTCAGACTTTGGTAAAAGTGATTTCGTGGGGGACGGCGCCGCTGTTGTGAGGATTTCCATCTCTGTTATCTATTCCCTGGTGTGCGCACTGGGTCTAGTTGGGAACGTATTGGTGCTGTACCTTATGAAGTCAAAACAGGCGTGGAGAAAATCTTCCATCAACCTCTTCGTAACTAGTTTGGCTGTGACTGACTTCCAGTTTGTGCTGACTCTGCCGTTCTGGGCGGTGGAAAACGCGCTGGACTTCACCTGGCCTTTTGGCAAAGCGATGTGTAAGATTGTTTCCTACGTGACAGCCATGAACATGTACGCGAGTGTGTTTTTCCTGACGGCCATGAGCATGGCGAGGTACTGGTCCCTCGCGTCTGCGCTCCAGGGCAGGCGGCGGCGCACGCACTGCTGCTCCGCGCGCTTCATCTCCATTTTCATCTGGTTCTCCGCCGTCTCCGCCGCTCTGCCCAACGCAGTTTTCTCCACAACCGCCACTGTCTCCGGCGAGGACCTCTGCCTCGTCAAATTCCCCGAAACCAACGGAACTGCGCAGTTTTGGCTGGGACTTTACCACTCGCAGAAAGTGCTGTTGGGGTTTGTGGCGCCCCTGGGGATCATTTCAGTCTGTTATCTCCTCCTTCTGCGCTTCATCACCTCCAATAACGTTAACACATCCAGTGCCAAAAGACGCGCAAAGGTCACAAGGTCTGTGACAATTGTGGTTTTGTCATTTTTCCTCTGCTGGCTGCCCAACCAGGCGCTCACAGCCTGGGGGATCCTCATCAAACTCAACGTGGTTCATTTCAGTTACGAATATTACACCATGCAGGTTTATGTGTTCCCCGTTTCCGTGTGCCTGGCGCACTCCAACAGCTGTCTCAATCCCATCCTGTACTGTCTGATGCGGAGGGAGTTCCGAAAAGCGCTCAGGAATCTGTTCTGGCGCTTGACCTCTCCAAACCTGACCACTTTGAGACCCGTCACAGCCTCCACGAAGCCGGAGGTGGATGAGCAAGGACAGATGTTGGTGCCCAGCACCGCGCCAGCGATGCCCGCCGTGATGTTCTTCCCCCCGGGGACTGTTGTGTACAATGACAGGCGAGATGTGCCCGAGAACAGCACAGTCCGATGTGACAGGGACACTTTCGATCCGCCCTGA